The following DNA comes from Phalacrocorax carbo chromosome 14, bPhaCar2.1, whole genome shotgun sequence.
TGCTGAACTGTCCCGACACAGACGCTTTATGCATGGCCCTGTGTTTCTTGCTGGGCTGTGTATCGGTCCGTGCTCCTTTTAGGCTGCTGAAACAGGTGTTTCTACCTGTCGTTCTTCCGGTAGGTACAGGTGGGCACTGTGGCCGTGGGAAGCTTTGTCCTTACATTGGCCTTacagaggagaagggaaaatataaatatctatTTCTTGGCTGCTCTTGGTCCAAAGGAGTTGGAAACATTTCTAGAAAATACCACAAATCCACTTCAAGTTTTCACTTTAAACAAGGCAAGTTTTAAAACGAGCGTGTTTATATTCCTGTTCCTAGGCAGGGTCTGTGTGCCAGGCTTCCGACGGTAGCAGGTCTGAGAGGTCAGCAGGGACTCGCGGAGGTTCGGCAGCACCCAGGCAGGTCGCGGTGCTGCAGCCCGAGCCCGGGTGGGAGGTGCGTGCCATCTTCCAGGTCTCGTGGGAGGATCCCTGCTCAGTTCTGCAAGCTAGAAGTTTATGTACCATGCTTTTCTAACAGCAGGAGCCTTGATCTGTATATACAAGTgagaaattaatgaaagaaaggGTTTATAAAACAGAGTGAAGGCTGGGGAGTGCAGTTCTGGGACACGGAACTGGCAGGCGTGGGAGCGGGAGGGGTAGGGTTACCCAACAGTCCCGGTAACACTCCTGATGGCAAGATCTTTTACAGTGTTTGGTGCCTGAGCAGCTTGTTTTAAACATGCTTAAGCATGAAATGTAGATGAACTGTAGCTATTCTCAGAGAAAGCTATAGCGGGGAACTGTAAGTAAATTATAGTACTTGGGTTTGTAGAAAGGTTACAAAATCCCTGGTTTTGCCAGTAATTCTTCATGATGCACAAAATCCTCAATAATCTTATCGCTGTTTGACACTTTCCCAGCATCTGTCACTATATAAACACAACCTATTAacgattttatttttctgagtcaGATAACGTTATATATCTTTAATTAAACCATTAGCACAAAATTAACAGACTAAATATACCAGTAATGCGTTGCTCATCGCTTTGTGATTTGGCATAAAGCTGGAACGTTTTGGAAGATATTTGTGTTGTGCTTGATTTTGCAGAGCAAACATTGTCTGTCTTGTTACACAAAACCCCAGCCCTATTCCCACTCTTGTCAAACAAGAATGGATGTTGGACTGGCCCCAGAGTAGTGGGGGGATTTACCGGTTGTTGGagtaaaaaaatcagtgcaggAACTTGTTTTGGGTCTTTGGCTTCTGTTGGAACAGTTGAGGTGCcctgtgcttttgtttttgatCACTTCTTCTAAATCAACATGTGCTACTTGTGTGCTTGGCAAGCTTAGCTGTGCCTTCACAAAGTACTTTTTTATTCTCTACTGCATTAAACTAATTTGGAAGTAATCAAATACAGCATATTCATAAGCAATTGTAGAACTGAAGGTATATGTAGGGCTTCTGGATGCCAGGCTGTTGTCTTGACGGACTGTCAAGCTTCTCAAGATGGCATCTGACAAAATATGTGGGATGCCTGCAGGCTTAATCCGCTTTTAGGAGAGGAGCTATTTTGCGTGTGTTGCAGGAACGTACTCATCATGTCACAGAGTTATCACCCCTCTAGTAGGGGAGGTGAGGGAAGCTGCCTGCTGAGGGATTTCCTACTCCCCTCCAGAAAATCTGCAAAGATTTGAAATAACATCCTTTAGAGATCTAAagatttaaagatttaaaaccTTTATTTGCCACCATTCTGCACATGACTGACCCATGGGGAAGTCCAGGGTGTtgatatttcatagaatcacagaatgtcctgagttggaagggacccccaAGGATTGTTGAgtccagctcctctccctgcacaggacaaccccaaaataaTTTAGCAGAGCTGATCCTGTATCATGCTGACTGTTTTCTGCTATGAGTTTCACAGGGATGAGAGCGTTGAAGAAATGAAGTGTGCACGTGGCTGAGTTCAGAAACTGAAAGTAAGGGTTTAGGACAGCAGCTTGTGTGCAAGCTGAGTTTTTAAAGTACGTGGGTGTATTACGTGACGAGGACTGTCACACAGTGGACAAGTCTGTTCATATCAGGAGGGGAAGTAGAAATGCCACGAAGGGAAGCTGTCTTACTCCATGGGGTACTTGGTGTTTGTTAGTCAGCCAGCAGTGCTCAGTGCTTGGTAGGTCTTGCCCATGCTGCAGCTCCAACAAAACTTTTAGCCACATACAAGCAAGATATATGTGAATCTAGTTTGCGTTCAGTGTCAGTGCGCTGGTCTGTTGTCTGTCTGGGTGTCTCGGGACGCGCCAGCTGTGGACTGTTTTCGCCGTTGGATGCATGCCTCTCTGGGTGGGGTGGAGCTGCGCgttgcaggaggagctggagaagccTAGCTGTGCAGCGAGTTGTACCAGTCCTCCCACGCAGGGTGATGCCCGAGGGTGTGGACCTCTGTTGGTGCTGGCATGGGTGGGCTCCTCTTGCAAGAGCAGGCATTGTACAAGTGCTTATGAGCAGCAAATAGCTCAAAACAGTTTAAGGGATGGCATCTCATGTCTATCAGTAGAGACTGTTCTGAGGACAGTACCTTGTAGTAGGAGTAATATGAAACATGCACGGTTTGTTTATGTCTAAATATTTccatatatgtacacatacatgtatTTCACAACCTTAAGTAGCAAAGCTGAAGAAACATTTGTCTTGCTCTGTATTTGAATGAGTTtcttctcccagcagctgcccaggaGTTCGGCTGGCTGCTAgggaccctgcagcagcagcatcataACCTCATCTGACAGGAGCTACAACAACTGTGCCTTGATGTACTGGGGGCGATGGTGAACAAAGATGTTTCGAAGTGGATCAGCCTGCTGTTTGTTGTAGTGTAGTCTCTGGTTTGTGGTGTGTTACGAGTGACCGGCCTACCGATCCTTGAGTTGCTTCTTGGCTTGCATCCTTCGTGTGGCAGGGGATGGACCGCAGGCATCTGTCCGCCTTTAAACAATTTTGTTTAAGAAGGCAAACACAAGCATCTGGCAACTTAGTTTATccatgaagaaaagcagatgacAAACAAGAGACATTGCGTTAGACATTGCTCTGTAGCGAGTGGCGTTTGGTACAAAATGTGAATGGCTGTTTTGGGCATAAATCTCACAAATCCTACCCTCTTCTTTGTTGTTTAGCTGCTCTTCAGGCCCTAAAGCGTAAGAAGAGGTACGAGAAGCAGCTTGCACAGATAGATGGCACGTTATCAACAATTGAATTTCAGAGGGAAGCCCTTGAGAATGCCAACACTAACACTGAAGTGCTTAAGAATATGGGTTTTGCTGCTAAAGCTATGAAAGCCGCTCATGACAACATGTAAGTTATTCCCTTCTGCATCTTCATGTAGGATCCTTAGTTTGTCATTTGTTTGATCTTCTAAATGCCGGGTATTTCATAACCAGAGGTAGAGCTGGAGTAGCAAAACCTTCTTTCAGAAGGCTATGACTTAAACTAAAGTACTGGATATACCTTCATATTGAACAAAATATGTAAGTATCAATGCTTTCTCAGTTTGACACCATGTTATATTGCACAAAGCCGCCACCTTTGTCCAACAGAAGGTTAAGGTTAGCACCTGTGTAATCTAAAGCAAACGGGAGGGTGCACCAGTTACAGATCCACCTAGTAGCAGGAAGAATTTTAAGCCTCAAGGCTTAAAGACTTAGACTTCTTTCTGCGCAGTGCAGTTTGTGTATGTAGCAATAATTAAAGGTAAACTGCATTATGGGAATGTTGTACTTACTCCAAAAGCAAATATTGTAGATGTAATGTAATAATGCTGGATCAGGGAACAGagcaaattattattaataccAGTAATGCAGAACAAAATCTCTTCATATGAAGTCTCTGTATAAAACTGCTGTGAGCTAAGCTTTTAGGGAAAAGTAAGAAATGCATACATAATTTTGTTGAGACTGGGGCGGTAAAATTCAGACTTATGTGCAAAGTATATTTTGGGAAAGGACCTTGCAAATGTCACCAGGGTGTGGCATTTCtacaaaaaccaagaaatacaGTCTTAAGTGTGGATTGGAAAAGTGCCTGATTATATTGAACTCTTTCTTTTACAGGGATATTGATAAAGTAGATGAATTAATGCAGGACATTGCAGAACAGCAAGAGCTGGCAGATGAGATTTCAACAGCCATCTCGAAGCCAGTAGGATTTGGGGAAGAATTTGATGAGGTATGCTTTAAATTTGCCTCTCtttatatcatagaatcatttaggtggGAAAAGaaccttaagatcattgagtccaactgttaacctagcactgccaagtccaccgcgaaaccatgtccctaagcaccatgtctacatgtctttcaaatacctccagggttgGTAACTCTTATGAGACCTTTCTTTTAAGATTTACGTATTGCATGTGTCTGGGTGTAGTACTAGGGTATAAAATCTCTCCTAGAACTTCTTACTAGCTGTTCCTACCAGTGCACACAGCAGCTATGACCCTGACTTTATGCTGAGAATGGTCTGGATGGCCTGATCTGAGAATGTTTGGACTTaggtttcttcttctcttcACTGCTTCCCCACTCTCCTCACCCTCCAAGAGGTCATGTACAGGAATTCAGATGAAGAATCAGACTCCTCATCTCCTCAGTTTGCTCTGATCCTGTGCGTTTaatctattttctttaataatatgACCAGCTAAATCTACTTGCTCATAAATATAACTtaaagtttcttcctttttttttttttcctcctttaaaaaaCTAGGATGAACTCATGGCAGAACTAGAGGAACTAGAACAAGAAGAACTAGACAAAAACTTGCTGGAAATAAGTGGTCCCGAGACAGTGCCACTACCAAATGTGCCCTCGATATCAATACCATCAAAGCCAGGTATGTATGGACCTTTACCAGAAACATCTTGCATTGTTAAAAAGCGTGCTTATTTATCTGCCGGCTCCTCAAATCTGAGAGATCAAGCTGCAGGTAATGCAGATGTTTTGCTTGAAATTGCTTCATAAATCACAAATTACATCTAGTGTGTTTCTCCGTGGGGGCGACCTGGCCTTCATAAGAACTGCAAAAATCAATAGTTGTCACAGGAACAGTTATTATCTGTTGTAGTGCTGCCAGTTTGTCTACAGTGTGGATGATGCTCAGGGTGGAGTGGAGatgtggagaaaggaagacttctaCCCTTTGCTGCTGGCCCAACAGGGAAGTTATCTTGACAAACATACCAAGGCTGTAAAAGGGAGTGGAGAGTGAATTAGCTCTTGGAATTAGTCCCAGGCTGGTTCAGATTCCCACACTGAGCCATGCTTCCTTCCTGCTGCTTTAGTTTTTTTGATTTGACCCCTGCTTTTCTAGCTTTTGGGAGGAACTAACCTCAGAGTCCCCTCTTTGAGGACAGCTTTACCTCCTCTGAGGTTTGCACGTACTCAGGCCAGACAGTACCAAACTTAGGGTCATCCCAGTCTTGGAGCACATCTATCTAGGAAATTTGTGTGATGCTTTTATAGGGAGAACAGGCAAGAAGTGTTCATATTTACACAGGCGGTTCAAAGCTGCTGTTAAATCTGAACCGATCACTCTTCTATGAACTAGAAGTGATACCTCATGAAATGCAGTTGAGTTGGAATACCCCTGGCATGCATTAATGGGAGATGAAGCTTTACTAGCTTATTTTGCTGAACCTGCCTTAATGTATTATGACTAAGTTGTAGACTTTGCAGCTCTGTTTCGTGTGcttacttaggaaaaaaatgtccaaAGAATGGATGAACGTAGTCCCAGTTGGTCAGTGTATCTGTAATTACCTTGCTACCTTTCCGGGCTTAAATGGACCTGGGAAGCAGCAGACGCTGCCAAACAACAAGGTCCTGCTTTGGGTGGCATGCTATGAATTTTGCTCCCTGTGCATTATAGTTCTTTTATTTTGACATAAttgattttgtgtttttctaGTTCTGTTTTGCTGGGCAGAATTGCTGACAAGTGTTGATGAGAGGGGAGTGACTTATATCAAAATATCTTAAATCTGAGACTTTATCTAGATTCCAATCCAACAGCAGGAGAAACAGTTTAAATGAACGTGTGCgttgcctttttatttcctagCTGGTTTAATGAGGTTCGTTCTCgaaatattctttaaaacataCTGACTTGGACCCAATTATACTGTTTGCATTATATTAGGTAGTGTCTGTGCACTAGTAAGAGGCATTGCAGTTGTGCACGTATTTAAGTAACTGTGCTGCGTAAGACTTATGTAGACGTAGCAATTCctgaaataatagaaataataaaaatcatgaATGTTTTTTGTAGTAAAACCTGTGAGTATAAAACTCAGTGTTTTATAGGATTTATGTTAAGCTGCTTTTGGATGGACATTAAAATtccattaatatatttaaatggtATGCtgctttttactgaaataaaactgcCTCCAAGACCAGCATTTGGGAGACTCTGGGATtctggggtggtggtgggtggggaTTTTGTGTGGcttggtgttttgttgttttttttttttttgtcctaaattgtttttcacttaaaattgACTTAATACACTGGGAGTAAAAGTTTACTTCTGGTCATCCTGGGTCGGACTTTCGAAGGGACTGCTTTACCCAGCCACCCAGGCACGTGCTTAATATGCCTTTTGGAAGTAAGTGATGTGTGTTCTCCGGTAGAGCTGACTCTTGTTACCTCCTTTTTATTCACCGAATGGGAAACGATCGTGAGCTTCCCTGCTTTTCCAGTTCTCAGGCATTGTCTGAATTTTGACTTTGTCAGTCTGCATGAAATTTTTTGCTGTTGCCTGTCAGCTCAATGGATGTCAGAAGAAATTCAGGCAAAAGCCGTTTTGTGTATGGAAACCGGAAGAGCTTAATATAGAAAAATGAATTCCAAACTTGTACAAATGATAGGTCTTGGGGTTGACTCAAAGCTGACTCAGTTCTCGCTTGCGTAAATGTTTAGTTTGGAATGGCACAAACCATTTTGAGTATGAATTATTTGacttccccccgcccctttttGAAGCAAAAATACTGTCTGAGgaaataacatctttttttttgtattttccaaaattatttcagctatttctgGGTTCAAACCTTTTTGCTGCGTTAATGATTTTCATCTCCAGAAACTGGACTTGTCACCTTATGGCAAAGAGCAGCATTTGCTCCCCTGGAAGGACCAAAAATGATAACAAGGCAGCACGTAGCCTGCTGCTTAACAGTCACATCCAGCCAGCTACGGGTGAGCGCGGCAGGAGGTGGGGAGAAGCACGTACCCGGTGCTAGTGAGCTCTTCAGCCCCTGGAAGAGCTTGAACTGACAGAGGAGTTAGTTGTAGAGGTCTCCAAATTCTGCACCTAGCCAGACCAAAACATGGTAGCCTCATTTGCTGCACTTTGAGGACTTAGTGGTGgaacaaggaatttattttttatgggGGAGAGACTGTAATACTGGAGAGGTCAGACAAATCTCTGCAAGAAGCTGCATCCCTCTGAGAGGGGCTCAGCAGCTGAAGGCCCGGGGTCTGCTGCTTGGAGGCTTAGGGCTGATGGAAACAATAGACCCTGCTGGTGCACACATCTTAACCTTCGTGCTTGTTTGCGTTCTTCTCATGTAACCTATTCCCTTTCTCCACCTAAAGTGATGATATCAGGAAGTTTAGCCCATGCTGGCTTTTTCAGACGGCACCTTTTGCATCAGTTCAAAAAGGTCTTTGTTTCCTCTACTGGCATTTGGTGCTTCATTCATTGGTTAGGCCAGTGGTACAGAGGCTTCTCTCCTGCAAAGAATTGAGACAGGGTTCTGTCACGATTCCccctcatttgttttcttttcatattttgcagccaagaagaaagaggaagaagaggatgaTGACATGAAAGAGCTGGAAGCTTGGGCAGGAACCATGTAACCACAGCAGTAACTGGCTGGAAAAAGACTTTGATTACCTATTCTGGGCGCAAATGTGTTGTGTTGAGGAGAAACCATAAGCAAAATGTCTTTATCTTTAATTTTAACCCAAAGCAGTGGGAACTGCATTGCTGTTTTCCGCATAGTATGGTCTGCAcgaaggaaagaaaggggagcagggagaatTGCCTGCAGTTTATACGGTTGAATTTCTGTAAAAAGGTATTTGCAAAATCAAACATTCAGCTTTTGGACTGTGCTACTGCCACTGCTGGATCTTCATCTTCAAAAGTCTGGGTCATATTGAATTAAAATAAGCTGAAAAAACACTCTGTAATTTTAAGTCAGTTTTAGTGTGTCTAGAAGTCTTGTaaggcatttaaaaagcaggaaaagtggTAAGCCACCCTCGGCTTCTTATTGTGTTTAGGTGCAAGAATGCTTTAGGTTTTTAGTTCTTTGCAAGTTATATTTATATCCCTTGACTGATGTGTGGCCAGCCTTGTGTTTGTCACTGCAACAGTGTAGTCACTATTCCCATTTT
Coding sequences within:
- the CHMP4B gene encoding charged multivesicular body protein 4b → MSGLLGKLFGTGAGGKGGGKGPSPQEAIQRLRDTEEMLSKKQEFLEKKIEQELAAARKHGTKNKRAALQALKRKKRYEKQLAQIDGTLSTIEFQREALENANTNTEVLKNMGFAAKAMKAAHDNMDIDKVDELMQDIAEQQELADEISTAISKPVGFGEEFDEDELMAELEELEQEELDKNLLEISGPETVPLPNVPSISIPSKPAKKKEEEEDDDMKELEAWAGTM